TGATTATACAGATTCAAAGTCTTCAGCAGTTAATACATTTCCAAGCAGGAAGAGACAGCAAACAATTTCCCTCTGTGGTGTCTAGGTGAAGCTTCCTGATATGGAATTTTTTGTCAACTTGGGTGACTGGCCTTTGGAGAAGAGGAAACCCACTGACAACATTCATCCTATCTTTTCTTGGTGTGGCTCAAACAACACCAGAGATATTGTCATGCCAACTTATGACCTGACGGAGTCTGTTCTTGAGACAATGGGAAGGTAAGGCCTCCCTCACCACCTGTAAGCACTGTGAATCCCCACTGTATAAGCAATCCACAAAAACAGTCACAAATGGATGAATTAAAGATTTAATCAAAGTAAGCTCCATCTTCCAAATAAACACTAACTCCTAAAAGGACAGAAACAGTTGCCCATGTAACGGTTTTGAAAGGTTCCTCTTTCTGTATATTTTGTCACATTCCTCAAGTAAGTCTTTACTACTTGAAAACAATGAGAAGGTTCACAATAAGGATttgccctcttttttttttttttttttttttttacttagacTAGAGCAATATGCAGCCCCGCAGAAGCTCACTAATCACATGAACCccattgtgtctttgtctttcataaTTTCTGATTCTTGTCAAACTGTATTATAATAGACAGGTAACATGTGAGTGCcatttcagatattttaaaaaaattttattttttccccccaattaCTCCTTGccctgtttttttcttattataaccgaacaaaatatttttataggctttttaatttggaaaaacTCGTTCCTATCAGAGCCAATCCAATGAAGcaacaaagaagaaatgaaGGCAATTTGCAGCCAGTCTTTCATAAACTGACATGAAACTTGCTCTGAATGTGAACATCCATGCTCTTAATATAATGACAGCATGTTTTCGTGGCAGCTCTGGTCTGTTTGGCCTCtacgtttgtgtgtgctgctttGATGCTGTGACTAGTAACCAGACTGCACCAGATTTGACATTCAGCACTGTGTCTATCCAATAAACAGAGTAAGCCTGGACATGATGTCAGTTCAGGCCAACTCAGGGCCACCATGGCCAAGGAAAAATGCCACGGCCTTCTGGAGGGGGAGAGACAGCCGACAGGAGCGACTGGAGCTAGTGAAGCTCTCAAGGGCACACCCCAACATGATAGATGCAGCTTTTactaatttctttttcttcaaacatGATGAGAGCCTTTATGGACCACTGGTCAAACATGTGtctttttttgactttttcaaGGTAAGTGCTCCTTTATAGCTGGTTAATAATGTATTGCCTCAAAAATGTTATCATATTCTGTAAATTGGGTTCAGGTTGAAATAAAGTAGTGGCAAAGAGCAAAGGCCACTGACTACTGATTTTCTGCTGGATGAGAATGACTCACAGGCATTCACTTAAATATTCAATATAgcttaatgtttttaattaatagGATTTCCCTCTCAAACCTGCAGCGATTTGAAAAAGCCagttaatttttatttgaacttcATATCTCCCCACCAGTACAAGTACCAAATAAACATTGACGGAACTGTGGCAGCATATCGACTGCCTTACTTGTTGGCTGGAGATAGTGTGGTCTTAAAGCAGGATTCTGGCTACTATGAGCATTTCTACAATGAACTTCGACCATGGGAGCACTACATACCAATAAAGGCAGACCTGGGAGACCTGCTGGAAAAGATCCAGTGGGCTCGTGACAACGATGAAGAGGTAAGGATAATGACAATGAACACTGCATTACATGTAGGTGTAAATACCATGATATCCGTTTATTGTATTCCCTAGATTTTTAGTGACCACggcaaaaataaacacattttgttattGTGAAGTATCTCTTGTCTGTCTTATTATTTAATAATCACTCAAGTTGAATAGTTCTCTGTTTTTTTCAGGCAAGGAAAATTGCACTGGCAGGTCAGCAGTTTGCCCGCAGGCATCTTATGGGAGACAGCATATTTTGTTACTACTACAAACTTTTCCAGGTAACAATTTTGAATTTCAAAGGTGGATCAATtgataaatttaaaaaaagaagacatagATACTACTAGTGTCCTTCTTGTAGGACTATGCCAAACTCCAGGTGACGGAGCCTAAAGTTCGTGAGGGCATGGATCTCGTAGAGCAGCCCACTGATGATCTGTTTCCATGTTACTGCCACAGGATGAGGGTAAGCGATAAGTTTGTGATGGAAACTTGGTGTTGTTGAACTGCACCTGACAGAACTGTGCTTTGAATGACTTTACTTGGCCAAACAATTGCACCAGCAGTTGGTCTGGTAAGATAAAGTCAGTTCTGTGAAAAATTTTTCCTTTGTCAGAACAGTATATCTCTACAGTTGAACTTGTTTTCAGTAGTTTTGTATATATTGCAGAGTTCTGAACTTTGAAAATTAGCTAATGCTCATTGACCTTATAAGTGGTTTGATAGTGACTGAAATACAGAGGTTTATGTGTTGGTTTGataattttgtttaaataagCCAACATACACaagaacctgaacctgaagctGAAGATGCTAAATATAATCCAGGTATTACtaattttacagtttaaagtTGTGCACTGGTactaacatttaaattttgctgCCTCACTCTGAGAAATTCCTGAACACTCTTCAGTGCATCTCCCTCTGGTGTATATAAGCTATCGATGCACCTAAATGACCTTTTAATAGGACAAGGTGACCTCACAAAGAGATAAGACCTTCACCAAGACCAGTGTCAAACACCATTCACACAAACTTCAGAGAAAACAATCTTATCCATTGAAAATAATCCAGATCTGCCTCAAAATGAAACAGGTTCTTTCCTAATTTCAGGCTCCATCCTTTCATCAAGTTAACTTTAAAGtacttttggtttttgtttttcagttgaattaaaataaattcaatacTCAATGTCATGAATAATAATATCAGGTTAAATTACCCCACCcaagtcaaacacacaacaatccCTATTTGGGCAATATGAAAAATTCAACACTTTTCTTTGGTGAGAAAGTGACTTTGgtattttaaaatttctgttcctgtactgtgtgtatatataggtgtgtataaaaaatattctaatgtcagtctgtttttttgttttttttttgttctgtttgtttttttcaggtgaAAGATGAATTTTGACATGTCACCCACCTGCTTACCATTATGCATTGGTCAAAAAATTTCAAATGTGGCTTAATTGTATGATATGAATATCTGCTAATGgaatttttgaaataaatattttgtacgttgaaaatgatttttatttatgtgtatatacatatatatatattttttttttttttgctcttatataatacacatatacatatacagatATACAACAGTCAACCccactttaaatgaataaatacacatatttGAAAACTAATTGTATATTAACAGGATACGTTAAAGCATAAAATTGGAGTTGGTAGCAGCTGACCTGACAAAAGGTGCAGATGTACAAGGTTTGGTAAATATGCTATGGCAATTCCCAAACAGTAAATATTGCACTTTGGTAGTCAGGCTGTCCAACTTCTAATTTGTCACTTTATAggtttttctctcttccattACAATTGGGCTCCAACATCACAATACTTTTTTATATTGTGTCTTATTTTATGTTCTTATTTTACAGCAATAAGGCAGTTCTACAtctgtgtgatgtttttcaaaTTGCACATGTATCTTAAAGATGTTCAGATATTGTATTTAGttaaaattgaaagaaaaaggtCGAGCTCCTGAAAACTGAAGACTCTGATCCCATCATGCCTTGCGTCAGACGTAGAAAGGATCAACCCAGTTATcagtttgtaaataaaaattttaaatcttAAGGTTGATTGTTTCTTAAaattttaaacttaaaattCACACACCagtttgtgttaaatgtgtttgttttgttggttttcgTATGTCCGTCTTGTAATGAAGCTTATAAAGCACCTACAGTGAAGTGCGCGTGACCGCGGCGGTAACGAGCCTGAACCCCAAACTGAGCCAGACTCTTGTTTCTCTTCAGATCGCACAAATCTTTcgccttttcctcctctctaaataaaaaaagggttGCTGCAATGTAGAAAACAGCAGTTCGTGTCATGTGAGCACGGTAATGTCCACTGTTATTGAATTTTGGTGTACTGTACTGCACTTCAGTTTAACACTAGATGGCACTGTGTCACCATATGTCCATGGAGGGACGTAACCGCTGACAGTCCCTGTTTGACTCCTACTCTCCTACTGTGGTTCATTAAAGGTGCACAAAAACACTAACTCCAATCGGTCGTGATTGTGTAAGAACCTAACACAACATTATCCTGGTTGATTGTGAGGTTTTTAAGCATGTTTAACaataacagtattttttttaacattaagcCAGAAGAccttgctgtcttttttttttttttttttacatgtggtCTCATAACCATTCATATCATGAGTCTTTTCCAAATTGTTTGTCttgatttaattcattattattccaCTGCAGGTATGTAACCAGACTGATTTGCTTATTTAAGTTAGTAACTCGTGAGGCCGCATAGATGTTTACCAATAAGGCTCAAACTGcaccatttattttctgttcctgTACAGTGATGAAGCACGTTGTCTGAAAACAGACTCCAGATGTAGAAAGGCTCTAACCCAAAGTCTGTTTGCAAATTAAAGTTTCGAGATTTTAAAGTTAACCGGCTCGAGTGTAACATTGACATGAGGGTTcgtatttttgttttattgtgtttcttCGTGAAGTTAATAAAACACCGACAGTGAAGTGCGCGTAACCGAACTGAAACAAGCCAGAACCCCAATCTGAGTCAAACTCTTGTTTCTCTTCAGACCGCATAAGTCTTTCGCCTTTTACTAAAGATTTCCATGGAGAGGAACAGTACGAGACAACAACAATTTATGACACTCTGCGCTGGCGTGGggtttttaaacatgtttaacaAAAGCAATTCTTTATGTACGTAAAGTCAGCATGAACCTTTTATTTCATCTAATAATATTCCATCGCAggtatgcaaataaataaataacatgagcagttcatgttcatgttcatgtatTTTGACCATACTAATTAAAGAAAACGAGTAGCCAATAAGAAGCTAGGAAGTGGAAACTGGTAGTCCCAACCTGAGTTCACAGTCACCTCTggatccataaaaaaaaaaaaaaaaacatgcaccaACCAAAACACGTGGTGGTTGCGCAGCAACCACAGTAAACAGTTCTGCCGCCTGTTCTGTTTCCGGGTGCCGCGCATGCGTTCTGATAGAAACGTCTGCACGTTAGCTTCTGGCTGCTGTAATAACTGGAGTTTGACTTCGCCGTTCAACTCGGGGATATTTCGGACAGGGCGCCCAAATCGGGGATGTCTGGTCACCCAAGAGCCGTTCAATACAGTCTGTTCGTTCGTGAACGCCACAACTTTCCTGAAAACCGAGAGGAAACGTCTTGTAATGGGCAACTTCGATGAGGTAAATATCACGTTAAGTGAGGTAGATACAGAAATAGGCCCAATGCAACGTCAAGCCAAGCTGTTGATTCACAGATGTCGTAGTTAGTTTGCATTTGAATCTCGGTGGGAATCGAGTACTTTTCAAAGCAGACCTTCCTGTAGGACTCGTcttcagcagcttctctgtgtgCGTTCAGGAAACTGTACGGGTGCCGTTTGGACCCAAATCACTGCAGGCGGCGGTGTGTGTCCCTGTCTCAGGGACAGAGGTCCACACAGCGGTCATCCTCACGCATGGTGCCGGTGGAGACATGAACTACAAACAACTGGTTTCCCTCGCACACGCCCTGGCTTCAGTCGGCTTCCTCTCTGTCCGTTTCACATGTAAAGGTTTAAACCTGGCCTACAGGGTGAAGGCCTACCGAGCTGTGTGGGTAAGACCGGTCATCCACTCATCCCTGTGTCAACTCACTAGAACTCTATCAGCCACGATCTCTGTGCTCACTCTCCCCCCAGGACTACATGAGATCACTGCAGAAGTTTGCCATCAAGCACATATTCTTTGGAGGTGAGCAGCAATTTGCATATTAGATATTTCATTTCATAGACAGACAAACTGTGCACCATCCAATCATCCAAGTGAAGTTGCCCCCCACCAATCTGATTCAGAAATGGGCAAAGAGTTGGGGGGAGCGTGGTGGCCtactttttaaatgataatgGAAGGCTCCCACTAGCATCAGGCTAGTTTCTTATCAGACAATTCACTATAACTACTACAACTATAAAACTATaaactatactatactataaaactataaaacagAGATGAACCATTTTGTCCCAGGCTGTTAGGAGGAGTGAGGAATTGTGAGGCACAGCTTCAGAAATCTATGGTTGACATCTcaactgcagtttttggcacCTCATGTTGGCTTAATTTCTCAGTTCCAGACTTCTTCGCTTTTACAGactgttttcattatttgtaGCTTTCTTTTTATACACAACTATTGCATTACGTTATTAAGTTTCACAAAAATCATCTCCAAACAAAACATAGAAGCATCATTGTTTTTCTACTTGGggttcatttaaaatataaagtgtTACATGCACTACTTGGGCAGTGGGCTAGTGGGATTTAGTGTCTCTGAAATGTGCCCACAGGCAGGTCGATGGGATGccgtgctgctgcagctttagcCAGGCAGCTGAGTGATGAAACAGAGGATGCAGTGCAGGGTGTCATCTGTCTGGCGTTCCCACTCCATCCccctggacaaacacacagctacTGTCAGCGGAGTGAAGATCTCAGGGGGCTGCCTGAACgtatgtttgtgctgtttgtgtcaggCACTGAGGACAATATGTGTGATAAGGTGAGCTAATTGAGGGAAACTGCCTCTGTGAAGGATTAAGATGTTACATCAGTAAAATTATGTTGCATTATTACAATAGTTTCAAACATATAGTAAATGCTCTTCATGAAATCCTAATTTATGGTGGAAAGAGTTGGTTTTGGGGTTGGAAGTGGATCACTCGCTGGAGGCTGTGGTGGAACACTTCACACGGAGGAAGgcagaaatcattttaaaactcTGACCGTTCACTTCATCACACCAAAGTGAATCAGAGAAACTGCTGCAGTTAATGTTTAATCCAggaaagaaagataaagaaaatcatTAATTCCGTACTAGCCAACTTTACAGTTCCTTCACTATTAGAAGATAAgctaccaaacagcagaatttccctCTGGGGATTAATGAATATTTCTGACGCAAGTTCTTATGTATATATGAGTAAtctcatattttttatatacttttatatacaatatttttgcagttttatattcattcattcactcaccttctactgcttatccatttctgggtcgcaaggggtgctggagccaatcccacctcaaTCTGGGTGAGGTtggggtcaccctgaacaggtcaccagtccatcacagggccaacacacagagacagacagagaccaacaaccactcacactctcactcagacctccagacaatttagtcaccagttaacccaaacatgatgtctttagcacaggcacagggagaacatgcaaactctgcacagaaaggcctcaggccgggaaccgaacccgtgactTTCAAGCTTTTAGGCAACAGCACCTACTGCTATGCTGTTGTGCTGCCCTCACGTTTTATAGATGAGATAAAATTGCAAAACCATTGCAGtgtattaaatatttgaaaaaattgaTGTACACaatattgtttgtgttgttgaatgCTGTTTACTATATTGTATAACACTGGGAAAACCGCCATTTTAGATAGGCTGtattacatttcaaacacacatacacatcaaaTATCTCAACTTGTGCAATTAATGAACATCTCTTTAAGGACGTCATGATAAagatttgtctttctttctttacttagGTCCTTTTTGACAGAGtagtgacagaaatgaaagcTAGAGCTGAGGTTTACTGGCTAAAAGGAGGCAGCCATGGCCTGATGGTGAAGGGGAGGTTGGAAGAGTCTGTGCTGGATGAAGTTAACACAAAAGTCATTGCCTGGATGAGAAAACAAGGAACCTAGATTAATGattgtgattatatatatatatatatatatatatacatttttttagtTGTATTTCTTGATTAAAGCATATTTTTGACAGAAGGTAACAAAATTGTGATGCATCTGTTCAAAAAATTCTGCCAACTtaacaaatatttta
This portion of the Echeneis naucrates chromosome 21, fEcheNa1.1, whole genome shotgun sequence genome encodes:
- the poglut2 gene encoding protein O-glucosyltransferase 2, with product MSPRLASWLLLSCCLDLLRLPGTHAESVPSAEKTLVWGPGLEANVVLPARFFFIQAVDNSGRNLTTSPGENTYEVKIVSPVEQFTRIWIQVLDRQDGSFLVRYRMYATYTDLHIHILFKSKHVAQSPFILKGPVYHEGCDCPQPSGSVWEADMHCPQFIPQIDRDLSIFSTIDLDRNAQEIPHRFGQRQSLCHYTIKDNKVYVKTFGEHVGFRIFMDAILLSLTRKVKLPDMEFFVNLGDWPLEKRKPTDNIHPIFSWCGSNNTRDIVMPTYDLTESVLETMGRVSLDMMSVQANSGPPWPRKNATAFWRGRDSRQERLELVKLSRAHPNMIDAAFTNFFFFKHDESLYGPLVKHVSFFDFFKYKYQINIDGTVAAYRLPYLLAGDSVVLKQDSGYYEHFYNELRPWEHYIPIKADLGDLLEKIQWARDNDEEARKIALAGQQFARRHLMGDSIFCYYYKLFQDYAKLQVTEPKVREGMDLVEQPTDDLFPCYCHRMRVKDEF
- the tex30 gene encoding testis-expressed protein 30; the encoded protein is MGNFDEETVRVPFGPKSLQAAVCVPVSGTEVHTAVILTHGAGGDMNYKQLVSLAHALASVGFLSVRFTCKGLNLAYRVKAYRAVWDYMRSLQKFAIKHIFFGGRSMGCRAAAALARQLSDETEDAVQGVICLAFPLHPPGQTHSYCQRSEDLRGLPERMFVLFVSGTEDNMCDKVLFDRVVTEMKARAEVYWLKGGSHGLMVKGRLEESVLDEVNTKVIAWMRKQGT